The following proteins are encoded in a genomic region of Thermoanaerobaculia bacterium:
- a CDS encoding acyl carrier protein: MADSIQERVKNKIVEQLGVDAAQVTPEASFVDDLGADSLDTVELVMAFEEEFNIQIPDEDAEKIQKVKDAYDYIEKHAQKS; encoded by the coding sequence ATGGCGGACAGCATTCAGGAGCGCGTGAAGAACAAGATCGTCGAGCAGCTGGGGGTCGACGCCGCCCAGGTGACGCCGGAGGCCTCTTTCGTCGACGATCTCGGCGCCGATTCGCTCGACACGGTCGAGCTCGTGATGGCCTTCGAGGAGGAGTTCAACATCCAGATCCCGGACGAGGACGCCGAGAAGATCCAGAAGGTCAAGGACGCCTACGACTACATCGAAAAGCACGCGCAGAAAAGCTGA
- a CDS encoding electron transfer flavoprotein subunit beta/FixA family protein: MNSIVCIAYVPDTETRVKVAPDGKSIDESDVKWIVSPYDEYALEEAIKTKESKGAGAVTVMSLGPERTKTGIRECLARGADGGVWIDAKGAALDALAVAKNLAAAVKDLPHDVIWFGQKGVGFDESLVGPMVAELLGIPHVANVVKFDAGDGKVSCEREIEGAHEHVESPLPCVITAQKGLNEPRYASLKGIMAAKKKPIQERAAEAFAPKTALVALELPPPPMPCHFVPGGDPKTSADGAAADPAGAARELARLLREEAKVI; the protein is encoded by the coding sequence ATGAATTCGATCGTCTGCATCGCCTACGTTCCCGACACCGAAACCCGGGTCAAGGTCGCTCCCGACGGAAAATCGATCGACGAATCCGACGTGAAGTGGATCGTCTCCCCGTACGACGAATACGCGCTCGAAGAAGCGATCAAGACGAAGGAATCGAAGGGCGCGGGAGCGGTCACCGTCATGTCGCTCGGACCGGAGCGGACGAAGACCGGGATCCGCGAGTGCCTTGCGCGCGGCGCGGACGGCGGCGTCTGGATCGACGCGAAGGGCGCGGCGCTCGACGCGCTGGCCGTCGCGAAGAACCTCGCGGCGGCGGTCAAGGACCTTCCGCACGACGTGATCTGGTTCGGACAGAAGGGCGTCGGGTTCGACGAGTCCCTCGTCGGGCCCATGGTCGCCGAGCTCCTCGGGATCCCGCACGTCGCCAACGTCGTGAAGTTCGACGCGGGCGACGGCAAGGTTTCCTGCGAGCGCGAGATCGAGGGGGCGCACGAGCACGTCGAGTCGCCGTTGCCGTGCGTGATCACGGCGCAGAAGGGGTTGAACGAGCCGCGTTACGCGTCGCTCAAGGGGATCATGGCCGCCAAGAAGAAGCCGATCCAGGAGCGCGCCGCCGAGGCGTTCGCCCCGAAGACGGCGCTCGTCGCGCTCGAGCTCCCCCCGCCGCCGATGCCCTGCCATTTCGTCCCGGGAGGAGACCCGAAGACGTCCGCGGACGGCGCGGCCGCCGATCCCGCCGGGGCCGCCCGCGAGCTCGCGCGGCTGCTCCGCGAAGAAGCGAAGGTGATCTGA
- the fabG gene encoding 3-oxoacyl-[acyl-carrier-protein] reductase — translation MRLNGKIALVTGASQGIGEAIARRFAAEGAVVLCAARSADRLATIVASIEAAGGKARAVPLDVSDAGSIAAAMKGIADGEGRLDVLVNNAGITEDNLILRMTRESWDRVIATNVTGAFLLSQAAIKMMIRQRSGRIVNMTSVVGLMGNAGQANYAAAKAALVGLTKSLAREVGSRQVTVNAIAPGFIATAMTEKMTDAAKQALSSQIPLQRLGSAEDVAAAAVYLASDDAAYVTGHVLNVSGGLYM, via the coding sequence ATGCGACTGAACGGGAAAATCGCCCTCGTCACCGGCGCGTCCCAGGGAATCGGGGAAGCGATCGCCCGGCGCTTCGCCGCGGAAGGCGCGGTCGTCCTCTGCGCGGCGCGGAGCGCCGACCGGCTCGCGACGATCGTCGCGTCGATCGAAGCGGCGGGCGGAAAGGCGCGCGCGGTTCCGCTCGACGTCTCCGACGCCGGCTCGATCGCGGCCGCGATGAAGGGGATCGCCGACGGAGAGGGACGCCTCGACGTCCTCGTCAACAACGCGGGGATCACCGAGGACAACCTGATCCTCCGGATGACCCGCGAATCGTGGGACCGGGTGATCGCCACGAACGTCACCGGGGCCTTCCTCCTGTCGCAGGCCGCGATCAAGATGATGATTCGCCAGCGGTCGGGCCGGATCGTCAACATGACGTCCGTCGTCGGGCTCATGGGCAATGCCGGCCAGGCCAACTACGCGGCCGCCAAGGCCGCGCTCGTCGGGCTGACGAAGTCGCTCGCGCGGGAGGTCGGGTCGCGGCAGGTGACCGTCAACGCGATCGCGCCGGGTTTCATCGCGACGGCGATGACGGAGAAGATGACCGACGCGGCGAAGCAGGCGCTTTCGTCGCAGATCCCTCTCCAGCGCCTCGGGTCCGCGGAGGACGTCGCGGCGGCGGCGGTGTATCTCGCTTCGGACGACGCCGCCTACGTGACGGGCCATGTCCTGAACGTTTCGGGCGGGCTCTATATGTAA
- a CDS encoding electron transfer flavoprotein subunit alpha/FixB family protein yields the protein MKFLVFVEQREGKIRKASLEAISLAARLAGGPVAAVIAGKGIAQAAKELGKYGAGKVYVADRDDLALYSNRGYVGALQAAREKESPDAVLIAATAMGKDVAPRFAAKNDAGVLADVMELRVEGEKLVGVRPVYSGKARATVEAASGLRIATTRPNVFPAERNDGAADPAIETLDLGSFEIRAKVTGIAATGGKELDVTEADIVVSGGRGIKGPENWPVIRGLVDAMGAGATLGASRAVVDAGWIDHQYQVGQTGKVVSPTLYVACGISGAIQHLAGMGTSKVIVAINKDADAPIFKVATYGVVADLFPFVPEFEKAVRAIKSE from the coding sequence ATGAAGTTCCTCGTTTTCGTCGAGCAGCGCGAAGGGAAGATCCGGAAGGCATCGTTGGAGGCGATCTCCCTCGCCGCGCGCCTGGCCGGAGGACCGGTCGCCGCCGTGATCGCGGGCAAGGGGATCGCGCAAGCCGCCAAGGAGCTCGGCAAGTACGGCGCGGGAAAGGTGTACGTCGCCGACCGCGACGATCTCGCGCTCTATTCGAACCGCGGCTACGTCGGCGCGCTGCAGGCCGCCCGGGAGAAGGAATCTCCCGACGCGGTGCTGATCGCCGCGACCGCCATGGGCAAGGACGTCGCGCCCCGGTTCGCCGCGAAGAACGACGCGGGCGTGCTGGCCGACGTGATGGAGCTCCGCGTCGAAGGGGAAAAGCTCGTCGGCGTGCGGCCGGTGTACTCCGGCAAGGCGCGCGCGACGGTCGAGGCGGCTTCCGGCCTTCGCATCGCGACGACCCGCCCGAACGTGTTTCCGGCCGAGAGGAACGACGGCGCGGCCGATCCGGCCATCGAAACGCTCGACCTCGGCTCTTTCGAGATCCGCGCGAAGGTCACGGGAATCGCGGCGACGGGCGGCAAGGAGCTCGACGTCACGGAAGCGGACATCGTGGTCTCGGGCGGGCGCGGCATCAAGGGCCCGGAGAACTGGCCGGTGATCCGCGGCCTGGTCGACGCGATGGGCGCCGGCGCGACGCTGGGGGCGTCCCGCGCCGTGGTCGACGCCGGATGGATCGACCACCAGTACCAGGTCGGGCAGACCGGCAAGGTCGTGTCGCCGACGCTCTACGTCGCGTGCGGCATCTCCGGCGCGATCCAGCACCTCGCGGGGATGGGGACCTCGAAGGTCATCGTCGCGATCAACAAGGACGCCGACGCGCCGATCTTCAAGGTCGCGACTTACGGGGTCGTCGCCGACCTCTTCCCGTTCGTCCCGGAGTTCGAGAAAGCCGTGCGGGCGATCAAGTCCGAATAG
- a CDS encoding aldehyde dehydrogenase family protein, which yields MTEIARLSSFVGGVFRPPAGDAWVDDVNPSDASDVIARVPAGDPADVDAAVEAARSALPSWRAKTGPQRAEVLYAWGDAIAARREEIAQAMTREVGKPISEARGEASRCVAILRYYAGEAVRACGEVIPAQAAGALQFTLREPLGVVALITPWNFPTAIPLWKAAPALAFGNAVVLKPAEAASRSATLLAETASAAGLPPGTFNVLLGSGSAIGPRLVEHETVRAVSFTGSGSVGATIAASAARRNIRYQTEMGGKNVVIVAPDADLDLAATLTVAGAMRYAGQKCTATSRAVVDRRVRDAFLAKVRAQVDALVLGPVTDPAAAVGPVISRESKEAIDRALATASAARIHGGRLPAGDAWSRGYFCSPAIVEGPDPDSTIAREELFGPVLATFEASDLEEAVALANRTRYGLSASLFTRDIRSALAFIPWIEAGLVRINGDTTGVDPHAPFGGMKGSSSGSREQGSAAREFYTEIKTVQINP from the coding sequence ATGACCGAGATTGCCCGCCTTTCGAGCTTCGTCGGCGGCGTCTTCCGGCCGCCGGCGGGAGACGCATGGGTCGACGACGTGAATCCTTCCGACGCGTCCGACGTGATCGCCCGGGTGCCGGCCGGGGACCCGGCCGACGTGGACGCCGCGGTCGAGGCCGCCCGGTCCGCCCTCCCCTCCTGGCGCGCGAAGACCGGCCCCCAGCGGGCCGAGGTCCTCTACGCCTGGGGAGACGCGATCGCGGCGCGCCGCGAGGAGATCGCGCAGGCGATGACGCGAGAGGTCGGCAAGCCCATCAGCGAGGCTCGCGGCGAGGCGTCGCGATGCGTTGCGATCCTCCGCTACTACGCCGGCGAAGCGGTCCGGGCGTGCGGCGAGGTGATCCCCGCCCAGGCGGCCGGCGCGCTCCAGTTCACGCTCCGGGAGCCTCTCGGGGTCGTCGCGCTCATCACGCCGTGGAACTTCCCGACCGCGATCCCCCTCTGGAAGGCGGCTCCCGCTCTCGCGTTCGGGAACGCCGTCGTGCTCAAGCCCGCGGAGGCCGCGTCGCGATCGGCGACGCTGCTCGCGGAGACGGCGTCGGCCGCCGGCCTCCCGCCCGGCACGTTCAACGTTTTGCTGGGGTCGGGAAGCGCGATCGGCCCGCGTCTCGTCGAGCACGAGACCGTCCGCGCGGTGAGCTTCACGGGCTCAGGCTCGGTCGGCGCGACGATCGCGGCTTCGGCCGCCCGGCGGAACATCCGCTACCAGACGGAGATGGGGGGAAAGAACGTCGTGATCGTCGCTCCCGACGCGGATCTCGACCTCGCCGCAACGCTGACGGTCGCGGGAGCGATGCGCTACGCCGGGCAGAAGTGCACCGCGACGAGCCGCGCCGTCGTCGACCGGCGCGTGCGCGACGCGTTCCTCGCGAAGGTGCGCGCGCAGGTCGACGCGCTCGTGCTCGGGCCCGTGACCGATCCGGCGGCCGCCGTGGGCCCCGTGATCAGCCGCGAATCGAAGGAGGCGATCGACCGCGCTCTCGCGACCGCCTCGGCCGCACGGATCCACGGGGGCCGGCTCCCCGCCGGCGACGCGTGGTCCCGGGGGTACTTCTGCTCGCCCGCGATCGTCGAGGGCCCCGACCCGGATTCGACGATCGCCCGCGAGGAGCTCTTCGGGCCGGTGCTCGCGACGTTCGAGGCGTCGGACCTCGAGGAGGCCGTCGCGCTCGCCAACCGCACGCGGTACGGCCTCTCGGCATCCCTCTTCACGCGCGACATCCGTTCGGCCCTCGCGTTCATCCCCTGGATCGAAGCCGGCCTCGTGCGGATCAACGGCGACACGACGGGCGTGGACCCCCACGCGCCCTTCGGCGGCATGAAGGGCTCGAGCTCCGGCAGCCGCGAACAGGGCTCCGCCGCCCGCGAGTTCTACACCGAGATCAAGACCGTCCAGATCAATCCGTGA
- the fabF gene encoding beta-ketoacyl-ACP synthase II: MPRRGPSRRVAVTGVGLVSPLGIGTQENWEALKAGKSGIGPITRFDASQYPVRIAGEVKGFDPSLYVSKKDIKKMDTFILYGMGASHYALEDAGFRVTPENAERVAVVIGSGIGGLPLIESQHRRVWEGGPDRFSPFFIPGLIANMTAGQVSIKYGAKGPNLATVTACTTGAHAIGEAYRMIQYGDADAAITGGTEAVITPLAVGGFAAMRALSTRNDEPERASRPWDKGRDGFVIGEGAGILVLEEWEAAKARGAEMYAEMVGYGMSGDAYHISAPSEDGDGPARVMRNTLADAEVNADQVDYINAHGTSTPMGDRVETIAVKRVFGDHAKKVAISSTKSMTGHLLGAAGGLEMGILALTVRHGVIPPTINYEEPDPECDLDYVPNTAREASVRYALSNSFGFGGTNGCLLLKSV, from the coding sequence ATGCCCCGACGAGGTCCTTCGCGCCGCGTGGCGGTCACCGGAGTGGGACTCGTCTCCCCTCTCGGAATCGGCACGCAGGAGAACTGGGAGGCCCTGAAGGCCGGCAAGTCCGGCATCGGGCCGATCACGCGCTTCGACGCGTCCCAGTATCCCGTCCGCATCGCGGGCGAGGTCAAGGGCTTCGATCCCTCGCTCTACGTCTCGAAGAAGGACATCAAGAAGATGGACACCTTCATCCTCTACGGGATGGGGGCGTCCCATTACGCGCTCGAGGACGCGGGGTTCCGGGTCACGCCGGAGAACGCCGAGCGCGTCGCGGTCGTGATCGGCTCCGGGATCGGCGGGCTGCCGCTGATCGAGAGCCAGCACCGCCGCGTCTGGGAGGGAGGGCCGGACCGCTTCTCTCCCTTCTTCATTCCCGGGCTCATCGCGAACATGACGGCCGGCCAGGTGTCGATCAAGTACGGCGCCAAGGGGCCGAATCTCGCGACCGTCACGGCCTGCACGACCGGCGCCCACGCGATCGGCGAGGCGTACCGGATGATCCAGTACGGCGACGCGGACGCAGCGATCACGGGCGGCACGGAAGCGGTCATCACGCCGCTCGCCGTCGGCGGCTTCGCGGCCATGCGCGCGCTCTCGACGAGGAACGACGAGCCTGAGCGCGCGTCGCGCCCCTGGGACAAGGGCCGCGACGGATTCGTGATCGGCGAAGGCGCCGGGATCCTCGTGCTCGAGGAGTGGGAGGCGGCGAAAGCCCGGGGCGCCGAGATGTACGCCGAGATGGTCGGCTACGGGATGTCGGGCGACGCGTACCACATCTCCGCGCCGTCGGAGGACGGCGACGGGCCGGCGCGCGTCATGCGCAACACGCTCGCGGACGCGGAGGTCAACGCCGACCAGGTCGACTACATCAACGCGCACGGGACGTCGACGCCGATGGGAGACCGGGTCGAGACGATCGCCGTCAAGCGGGTCTTCGGCGACCACGCGAAGAAGGTCGCGATCTCCTCGACCAAGTCGATGACCGGCCACCTCCTCGGCGCGGCCGGCGGTCTCGAGATGGGGATTCTCGCGTTGACCGTCAGACACGGCGTCATCCCGCCGACGATCAACTACGAGGAGCCCGATCCCGAATGCGACCTCGACTACGTGCCGAACACGGCGCGCGAGGCGAGCGTTCGCTACGCGTTGTCGAATTCGTTCGGCTTCGGCGGCACGAACGGCTGCCTGCTGCTCAAGAGCGTCTGA